The DNA window CCTGTCAACATACTACGCCCCGCCGACCTGTCCCGCACACGAAGTGTCGGGATGCCTGCCCGTCCGGCTTGACTGATGCAAGCGGGTCAGGCGGGCTTGCCGACACAAAGTTAGCGGTATGTTTTTCATCTTATTATTAACATTTGTTCTATATTACTTAAAAATTCTCTCATGTTTTTCATTAGCTCTTCTATTTCAATTGGTGAAAACTTCAATTCATCATTTAAGCTTATAGAAGGTTTAATAGTCCTGGCCGGTGTTTGTGATATTTGATTGATAAATTTTTCATCAGCAATAGATAGCGAGTGAACAATAGCGTGTCTAGAAGCTTGCGCTAAAATAACATTATCAACAACGCTGTCTTTTTCAATCTTAAAACCAAAATATGTCTGAAATTCTCTACAAATACTTTGCATATCTTGAAATGTAAGATTCTTCTTTTTAATGATTATTTCTCCAATTGATTCTGATAAATCAAAATTATATGACTCCAATTCTTCAAAAGTGAATTTTAATTCAGCATTAATGCTTTTCAAACATTCATGTTTTTTCTCTGCATAATACTTAATTGAATCTCGAAATAAGTCTCGAACACTAGATGTAAAATAAGAAACGATTAATACAATACATTGGTTATATATTGATTCATATTGGATACGAAGAGAGTCGTTTTGCCTAATAGTTCTCAGTTGAATCAAAGTAGCTTCAGGTAAGAAACGAACATTCGTGATATTTATCTCTTTATTGACTTTTATTCTATTATTCAGTCCCTCAATTTGTGTTATACAAAAATCCAGTAAAATCTTATCAAATGACATTAAAGATTTTACTGATTCAATATGGGATAAAAAGCTGTCCAAAATTGGTTTAGTAACCTTAGATATTATTGATTCTTCATCATACAAATCTTTAGCGTCAATTGCGCTCGTTGGTATGCTAATATGAAAAGTCGTTGCAATATCCTCTATTGCTTTATCATGTGATATTTTTTTAAATT is part of the Bacteroidales bacterium genome and encodes:
- a CDS encoding CHC2 zinc finger domain-containing protein yields the protein MARKKGKLTGLCPFHNEKTPSFTVSPSKKIFKCFGCGKSGNSISFISEFKKISHDKAIEDIATTFHISIPTSAIDAKDLYDEESIISKVTKPILDSFLSHIESVKSLMSFDKILLDFCITQIEGLNNRIKVNKEINITNVRFLPEATLIQLRTIRQNDSLRIQYESIYNQCIVLIVSYFTSSVRDLFRDSIKYYAEKKHECLKSINAELKFTFEELESYNFDLSESIGEIIIKKKNLTFQDMQSICREFQTYFGFKIEKDSVVDNVILAQASRHAIVHSLSIADEKFINQISQTPARTIKPSISLNDELKFSPIEIEELMKNMREFLSNIEQMLIIR